The Aquila chrysaetos chrysaetos chromosome 6, bAquChr1.4, whole genome shotgun sequence genome window below encodes:
- the COL6A2 gene encoding collagen alpha-2(VI) chain isoform X1, with translation MFQQAFFSTLLCVALVPLHAQFDGDPGDVSPTSCAEKRNCPINVYFIIDTSESVALQTVPIQSLVDQIKQFIPMFINKLESELYQSQVYITWQFGGLHYSDVVEIYSPLTSSKDIYLTRLSAINYLGRGTFTDCAISNMTEQIQTQMASGVNFAIVITDGHVTGSPCGGMKVQAERARDMGIKLFAVAPSENVYEQGLREIANLPHELYRNNYAITQKDTLEIDENTIDRIIQAMKHEAYGECYRMSCLEIAGPPGPKGYRGQKGAKGNMGEPGSPGLKGRQGDPGIEGPIGYPGPKGVPGLKGEKGEIGSDGRRGAAGLAGRNGTDGQKGKLGRIGPPGCKGDPGDKGPDGYPGDAGDQGERGDEGVKGDPGRPGRSGPPGPPGEKGSPGLPGNPGPQGPPGSKGRRGEAGPPGPKGEPGRRGDPGTKGSKGSPGAKGERGDPGPEGPRGLPGEVGSKGARGDQGLPGPRGPSGAVGEPGKIGSRGDPGDLGLRGDAGPPGPKGDRGRPGFSYPGPRGPQGDKGEKGQPGPKGIRGELGPKGVQGTKGAKGEPGDPGPGGEPGLRGPTGEAGPEGTPGPPGDPGLTDCDVMTYVRETCGCCDCEKRCGALDIMFVIDSSESIGYTNFTLEKNFVVNVVSRLGSIAKDPKSQTGARVGVVQYSHEGTFEAIKLDDERIDSLSSFKEAVKRLEWIAGGTWTPSALQFAYNKLIKESRREKAQVFAVVITDGRYDPRDDDKNLGALCGRDVVVNTIGIGDMFDQPEQSETLVSIACNEPQRVQKMRLFSDLVAEEFIDKMEDVLCPDPQIVCPELPCQTELAVAQCTQRPIDVVFLLDGSERIGEQNFHRAHHFVEEVARQLTLARSNSDNMNARIALLQYGSERDQDVVFPLTYNLTEISSALARIKYLDSSSNIGSAIIHAINNIVLSPGDGQRLARRNAELSFVFITDGITGSKNLEEAINSMKKQDVMPTVVALGSDVDMDVLLKLGLGDQAAIFREKDYDSLSQPSFFDRFIRWIC, from the exons ATGTTCCaacaagcctttttttccactctccTTTGTGTGGCTCTAGTTCCTCTCCATGCTCAGTTTGATGGGGATCCTGGAGATGTCAGTCCTACCTCCTGTGCAG AAAAGAGGAACTGCCCCATCAATGTGTACTTCATCATTGACACCTCAGAGAGTGTCGCTCTGCAGACTGTGCCTATCCAGAGCCTCGTGGATCAAATAAAGCAGTTCATCCCTATGTTCATCAATAAACTGGAGAGTGAGCTCTACCAGAGCCAAGTCTACATCACTTGGCAGTTTGGTGGACTTCATTACTCGGATGTGGTGGAAATTTACAGCCCTTTAACCAGCAGCAAAGACATATACCTCACCCGGCTGTCTGCTATTAACTACCTTGGCCGGGGCACCTTCACGGACTGCGCTATCTCCAACATGACGGAGCAGATCCAGACCCAGATGGCCTCGGGTGTGAACTTTGCAATAGTCATCACTGATGGCCATGTCACTGGCAGCCCCTGCGGGGGGATGAAGGTGCAGGCTGAGAGGGCACGAGACATGGGGATCAAGCTCTTTGCAGTGGCCCCCAGCGAGAATGTCTACGAGCAGGGACTGCGAGAGATCGCCAACCTGCCACACGAGCTGTACCGCAACAACTATGCTATCACGCAGAAAGACACCCTGGAAATCGATGAGAACACCATCGATAGGATAATCCAAGCTATG aAACACGAAGCCTACGgagag tgctACAGGATGAGCTGCCTGGAGATTGCAGGTCCGCCTGGTCCCAAGGGATATCGAGGGCAGAAG ggTGCAAAGGGGAACATGGGTGAGCCGGGCTCCCCTGGGCTGAAGGGACGACAG GGTGACCCGGGTATTGAAGGTCCAATCGGATACCCTGGTCCCAAG GGTGTCCCAGGACTGAAAGGAGAGAAG ggTGAGATTGGATCCGATGGACGGAGG GGTGCCGCTGGTTTGGCAGGCAGAAACGGCACCGATGGACAGAAG GGCAAGCTGGGGAGAATTGGACCACCGGGCTGCAAGGGAGACCCCGGTGACAAG GGCCCTGATGGCTACCCAGGAGATGCAGGAGACCAAGGTGAAAGAGGAGATGAAGGCGTAAAG GGAGATCCTGGCCGGCCTGGTCGCAGCGGACCCCCAGGACCtccaggagaaaaaggaagccCG ggACTTCCAGGCAACCCTGGACCTCAAGGGCCTCCTGGAAGTAAGGGAAGAAGAGGTGAAGCGGGACCTCCTGGACCCAAAGGAGAGCCT GGTCGACGTGGAGATCCAGGgacaaaaggcagcaaaggcagTCCTGGGGCCAAAGGAGAAAGG GGAGATCCTGGTCCAGAGGGTCCTCGTGGCCTGCCCGGTGAGGTTGGAAGCAAAGGAGCAAGG ggaGACCAAGGACTGCCAGGACCTCGAGGCCCTTCAGGTGCTGTGGGAGAGCCAGGCAAGATA GGATCACGTGGGGACCCTGGTGACTTGGGCCTAAGAGGTGATGCCGGACCACCAGGACCGAAG GGTGACAGAGGCAGACCTGGCTTTAGCTACCCTGGACCCAGAGGACCACAG GGTGACAAGGGTGAGAAGGGGCAGCCAGGACCCAAG GGAATAAGAGGTGAGCTTGGACCAAAAGGAGTGCAAGGGACCAAAGGAGCGAAGGGGGAACCG ggtgACCCTGGTCCGGGAGGGGAGCCTGGTCTCCGCGGTCCAACTGGAGAAGCAGGCCCCGAG GGGACCCCTGGCCCACCCGGAGATCCTGGCCTCACT GACTGCGACGTGATGACCTACGTGCGAGAGACATGCGGATGCTGTG ACTGTGAGAAGCGCTGCGGTGCCCTGGATATCATGTTCGTCATAGACAGCTCAGAGAGTATTGGCTACACCAACTTCACCCTGGAGAAAAATTTTGTTGTCAACGTGGTCAGCCGGCTGGGGTCTATTGCCAAGGACCCCAAGTCGCAGACAG GTGCCCGTGTTGGGGTGGTGCAGTACAGTCACGAGGGGACCTTCGAAGCCATCAAGCTTGATGATGAGCGCATTGATTCACTGTCAAGCTTCAAGGAAGCAGTGAAGCGCCTGGAGTGGATTGCTGGAGGCACCTGGACACCATCTGCCCTTCAGTTTGCCTACAACAAGCTCATCAAGGAAAGCAGGCGAGAGAAAGCCCAGGTCTTTGCTGTGGTGATCACAGATGGGCGCTACGATCCCCGGGATGATGACAAGAACCTAGGGGCTCTTTGCGGTAGAGATGTGGTCGTCAACACCATTGGCATTGGAGACATGTTTGATCAGCCAGAACAGAGCGAGACCCTGGTCTCCATTGCCTGCAATGAACCCCAGCGAGTCCAGAAGATGAGGCTCTTCTCAGACCTGGTGGCGGAGGAATTCATTGACAAGATGGAAGACGTGCTCTGCCCAG atcCACAGATCGTCTGCCCTGAGCTGCCCTGTCAGACAG agctcGCAGTGGCCCAGTGTACGCAGCGCCCCATTGACGTTGTCTTCTTGCTCGATGGCTCTGAAAGGATCGGGGAGCAGAACTTCCACAGGGCCCACCACTTTGTGGAGGAGGTGGCCCGACAGCTCACGCTAGCCAGGAGCAACAGCGACAACATGAATGCCCGGATTGCGCTGCTGCAGTACGGCAGTGAGAGGGACCAGGATGTGGTCTTCCCACTGACCTACAACCTGACGGAAATCTCCAGTGCCCTGGCGCGGATCAAGTACCTGGACTCATCCTCCAACATTGGGTCAGCCATCATACACGCCATCAACAACATCGTGCTCAGCCCAGGAGACGGGCAGCGACTTGCCCGGCGCAATGCTGAGCTCTCGTTCGTCTTCATCACTGACGGCATCACAGGAAGCAAAAACCTCGAGGAGGCCATCAATTCCATGAAGAAGCAAGATGTCATGCCCACGGTAGTGGCTCTTGGGAGTGACGTAGACATGGACGTCCTGCTGAAGCTTGGCCTCGGGGACCAGGCAGCCATCTTCCGGGAGAAGGACTATGAcagcctctcccagcccagctTCTTTGACAGGTTCATTAGGTGGATATGTTAA
- the COL6A2 gene encoding collagen alpha-2(VI) chain isoform X2: MFQQAFFSTLLCVALVPLHAQFDGDPGDVSPTSCAEKRNCPINVYFIIDTSESVALQTVPIQSLVDQIKQFIPMFINKLESELYQSQVYITWQFGGLHYSDVVEIYSPLTSSKDIYLTRLSAINYLGRGTFTDCAISNMTEQIQTQMASGVNFAIVITDGHVTGSPCGGMKVQAERARDMGIKLFAVAPSENVYEQGLREIANLPHELYRNNYAITQKDTLEIDENTIDRIIQAMKHEAYGECYRMSCLEIAGPPGPKGYRGQKGAKGNMGEPGSPGLKGRQGDPGIEGPIGYPGPKGVPGLKGEKGEIGSDGRRGAAGLAGRNGTDGQKGKLGRIGPPGCKGDPGDKGPDGYPGDAGDQGERGDEGVKGDPGRPGRSGPPGPPGEKGSPGLPGNPGPQGPPGSKGRRGEAGPPGPKGEPGRRGDPGTKGSKGSPGAKGERGDPGPEGPRGLPGEVGSKGARGDQGLPGPRGPSGAVGEPGKIGSRGDPGDLGLRGDAGPPGPKGDRGRPGFSYPGPRGPQGDKGEKGQPGPKGIRGELGPKGVQGTKGAKGEPGDPGPGGEPGLRGPTGEAGPEGTPGPPGDPGLTDCDVMTYVRETCGCCDCEKRCGALDIMFVIDSSESIGYTNFTLEKNFVVNVVSRLGSIAKDPKSQTGARVGVVQYSHEGTFEAIKLDDERIDSLSSFKEAVKRLEWIAGGTWTPSALQFAYNKLIKESRREKAQVFAVVITDGRYDPRDDDKNLGALCGRDVVVNTIGIGDMFDQPEQSETLVSIACNEPQRVQKMRLFSDLVAEEFIDKMEDVLCPDPQIVCPELPCQTDDRNPGNINPLIFRPMEEGVNIDFPSTIHSIAQFLNSTRETQDPSMYTQLVATLAFTAEKAKFATGNERQEWMDLFIDTFKMVHSEIVGDPETVLGLC, encoded by the exons ATGTTCCaacaagcctttttttccactctccTTTGTGTGGCTCTAGTTCCTCTCCATGCTCAGTTTGATGGGGATCCTGGAGATGTCAGTCCTACCTCCTGTGCAG AAAAGAGGAACTGCCCCATCAATGTGTACTTCATCATTGACACCTCAGAGAGTGTCGCTCTGCAGACTGTGCCTATCCAGAGCCTCGTGGATCAAATAAAGCAGTTCATCCCTATGTTCATCAATAAACTGGAGAGTGAGCTCTACCAGAGCCAAGTCTACATCACTTGGCAGTTTGGTGGACTTCATTACTCGGATGTGGTGGAAATTTACAGCCCTTTAACCAGCAGCAAAGACATATACCTCACCCGGCTGTCTGCTATTAACTACCTTGGCCGGGGCACCTTCACGGACTGCGCTATCTCCAACATGACGGAGCAGATCCAGACCCAGATGGCCTCGGGTGTGAACTTTGCAATAGTCATCACTGATGGCCATGTCACTGGCAGCCCCTGCGGGGGGATGAAGGTGCAGGCTGAGAGGGCACGAGACATGGGGATCAAGCTCTTTGCAGTGGCCCCCAGCGAGAATGTCTACGAGCAGGGACTGCGAGAGATCGCCAACCTGCCACACGAGCTGTACCGCAACAACTATGCTATCACGCAGAAAGACACCCTGGAAATCGATGAGAACACCATCGATAGGATAATCCAAGCTATG aAACACGAAGCCTACGgagag tgctACAGGATGAGCTGCCTGGAGATTGCAGGTCCGCCTGGTCCCAAGGGATATCGAGGGCAGAAG ggTGCAAAGGGGAACATGGGTGAGCCGGGCTCCCCTGGGCTGAAGGGACGACAG GGTGACCCGGGTATTGAAGGTCCAATCGGATACCCTGGTCCCAAG GGTGTCCCAGGACTGAAAGGAGAGAAG ggTGAGATTGGATCCGATGGACGGAGG GGTGCCGCTGGTTTGGCAGGCAGAAACGGCACCGATGGACAGAAG GGCAAGCTGGGGAGAATTGGACCACCGGGCTGCAAGGGAGACCCCGGTGACAAG GGCCCTGATGGCTACCCAGGAGATGCAGGAGACCAAGGTGAAAGAGGAGATGAAGGCGTAAAG GGAGATCCTGGCCGGCCTGGTCGCAGCGGACCCCCAGGACCtccaggagaaaaaggaagccCG ggACTTCCAGGCAACCCTGGACCTCAAGGGCCTCCTGGAAGTAAGGGAAGAAGAGGTGAAGCGGGACCTCCTGGACCCAAAGGAGAGCCT GGTCGACGTGGAGATCCAGGgacaaaaggcagcaaaggcagTCCTGGGGCCAAAGGAGAAAGG GGAGATCCTGGTCCAGAGGGTCCTCGTGGCCTGCCCGGTGAGGTTGGAAGCAAAGGAGCAAGG ggaGACCAAGGACTGCCAGGACCTCGAGGCCCTTCAGGTGCTGTGGGAGAGCCAGGCAAGATA GGATCACGTGGGGACCCTGGTGACTTGGGCCTAAGAGGTGATGCCGGACCACCAGGACCGAAG GGTGACAGAGGCAGACCTGGCTTTAGCTACCCTGGACCCAGAGGACCACAG GGTGACAAGGGTGAGAAGGGGCAGCCAGGACCCAAG GGAATAAGAGGTGAGCTTGGACCAAAAGGAGTGCAAGGGACCAAAGGAGCGAAGGGGGAACCG ggtgACCCTGGTCCGGGAGGGGAGCCTGGTCTCCGCGGTCCAACTGGAGAAGCAGGCCCCGAG GGGACCCCTGGCCCACCCGGAGATCCTGGCCTCACT GACTGCGACGTGATGACCTACGTGCGAGAGACATGCGGATGCTGTG ACTGTGAGAAGCGCTGCGGTGCCCTGGATATCATGTTCGTCATAGACAGCTCAGAGAGTATTGGCTACACCAACTTCACCCTGGAGAAAAATTTTGTTGTCAACGTGGTCAGCCGGCTGGGGTCTATTGCCAAGGACCCCAAGTCGCAGACAG GTGCCCGTGTTGGGGTGGTGCAGTACAGTCACGAGGGGACCTTCGAAGCCATCAAGCTTGATGATGAGCGCATTGATTCACTGTCAAGCTTCAAGGAAGCAGTGAAGCGCCTGGAGTGGATTGCTGGAGGCACCTGGACACCATCTGCCCTTCAGTTTGCCTACAACAAGCTCATCAAGGAAAGCAGGCGAGAGAAAGCCCAGGTCTTTGCTGTGGTGATCACAGATGGGCGCTACGATCCCCGGGATGATGACAAGAACCTAGGGGCTCTTTGCGGTAGAGATGTGGTCGTCAACACCATTGGCATTGGAGACATGTTTGATCAGCCAGAACAGAGCGAGACCCTGGTCTCCATTGCCTGCAATGAACCCCAGCGAGTCCAGAAGATGAGGCTCTTCTCAGACCTGGTGGCGGAGGAATTCATTGACAAGATGGAAGACGTGCTCTGCCCAG atcCACAGATCGTCTGCCCTGAGCTGCCCTGTCAGACAG ATGACAGGAACCCTGGGAACATAAACCCACTTATTTTCCGCCCCATGGAAGAGGGAGTCAACATAGATTTCCCCAGCACCATACATTCGATCGCCCAGTTCCTAAACTCCACGCGGGAAACCCAGGACCCCAGCATGTACACCCAGCTGGTGGCCACTTTGGCCTTTACCGCCGAAAAAGCCAAGTTTGCCACTGGAAATGAGCGGCAAGAGTGGATGGACTTGTTCATTGACACCTTCAAAATGGTGCACAGCGAGATTGTGGGGGACCCAGAAACTGTGCTAGGGCTTTGCTGA